The Haloarcula sp. CBA1127 genomic interval CCATCTCTTCGATGATTGCATCGCTGGCTGTCGCCAGTGTCCGGGCGAACTGCTCTGTCACCCTCGGGAGCGGGGTTTCGTCCATACCGAGTTATGCCGGTAGCGGCGACATAAACGAGTGGGTCCGGACCGGAACTAGCCGAGTTCGAGGCGTTCGACGTACTGAATCACGGACTCCAGCGCGGGGTTAGCGTAGTACTCCACAGTATTGTCCGCTGTCTCGTATGATAGAATCCCCAGATCGTCCAGCCGCGGAAGGTGATTGTGTGCCAGCGACACCCCCACTTCGTCACGTGACTTCGGTGTCGTTCTGGCTGGGATAGCCTTCTCACGCTCGTAGACGCGGTCGACGAGGTCGTCCAGCGGGACCTCGGCGTCTGACCGGTCTTTCAGGTGATACAGGAGACTGCGTCGCCGCGGAGCGGAGATCAGTTCCAGTACTTGATCAAATGAGTACGGTATCGGAATCGTTTCCGGCTCCTCTGGGTCCCCCTTCTTGACGCCGCCGGGTGGGGTGACGGTGTCCCGAAACGTCGGCGTCTCCTCCGCGTCTTGCGACGCCGTGACGGTCCAGCCGTGGTCCGGGAGATACTCGTACACGACGTCGTACAGGGGCCGAAACATCTCGACTGTCTCTTCAGTATGGGCCTCCGGGTCCATGTGGTGGTGGCCGGAGACGTCCATCTCGGCACATTGTCGGTTCAACGCGGTCACCAGCGCGATGACGCGGTCACGTTCCCAGGACTCAAGCAGGCCAGTAAGCGAATGCAGGCACAGAAGCAGCGGTGCATCTGCCTGTTCAAGTCGACCGAGATGGCGAGAGACGGTCGCGCCGATATCTATCGGCTCAACTGTCGAGGGAAGGGTATCAAGCGTCAATGAAGGAAATGCGCCAGACGCCGCTGCCTGCGAGTTAGCCGGTAACTCGCTGCCGGCGTCGACGATAATCGCCTCTTCGGGCATCTCGTCGTCGAGGTGCTGCTGCCACAGCGAGAGGCGGGAATCGGGGGACTCAGACACTGTGACACAGATGGCCTTCGAGTCACTGACTCCCTGTTCAGTCAGGAACCCGGCACACCCCTCTCGTTCGGCGTCGCTCGAACCGCGTGCCAGCACTAATACGGACGCGGCCTCGCTCAGAGGCTGGTCCACTGTCCCACTCCCGGAGTTCATTGCGTACTGTATCGTATCAGGAACCATAAAGCCATCAACAAATAAGCGTTCCCTTGATATAGGGTAATATTCAATCAGGAACCGCTCGAAATGAGACACTGTCCGGATCGGTCCCCTCTGTGTTACCGGTTCTCAGTGCGTGTCCCGGACCGTCTCGATTCCGAGGATTTTTGCAGTACTACGGCGTATTACTTACTATGCCAATCATGTCGAGTAGCGACTTTTCTATCCACATCGAGGAGTGTGATGAGTTTGACGACGGGATGCCGATAAGTTCGCTTCCGGACGAGGTCACGTCCATCGACGACCTCGACTGTGAGTGCTGGAGCGGGTTCGAGTCGCTGGACGAAATCTAACGACGGGCTTTACGGCTTGGTTGCCAGAAGTCAGCCTCGGTCGACTGCTCGTCGAGTATCTCGTCGACGACCGTTTCCGCGTCCTCGGTGAGCTTTTTCACGGTGTATGCTGACGGCTGTCGCATCACTGCATAAAAGTGACCGTAGCTAGGAATGTCCTGATCGAAACACGTCTTCTGGGCCACCGATTCACTCCGGGCGACACACTCGTCCCGAAGACCCTGCTCCCGCTGGGCCGTCCCGATCAGACATCCCAGTACGCCGGTTCGTTACCGGGCTTCCACTTTATCGAGCACCCTCTGGATGGTTTCTCGACTGCCGTAATCTGATCGCCATCGAGCAACGTTTCGACGTGTATGGCCATCTCTCGCTCGCTGGGTTCGTCATCCGGGTTCGGTGCGTCGTCGAGGCGGCCGTGGTACGCCAACTTGAACGTCCCGCCGTCGTTGCGAAACAGGAACGGATCAGGGGTACAGCGGGCGCCGTACGCGGCTGCCACGTCCTGAGACTCGTCGAATAGATACGCGTCGTACTGTATCTCGCCGCGCTCGACGAGCTCCTGCATCCGCTCGAAGGAGTCGTCGGGGTACTCCTCGGGGTCGTTGGCATTGATCCCGACGACAGCGAGGTCATCGTATTCCGTCGCGAGACGGTTCAGTTCATCAACCTTCGCTTTCGCGTATGGACAGTGGTTGCACGTAAACACGACCAGTAGTGCGTCCGTGTCCACGAAATCCGACAGTGAGTATGTTGCCCCGTCCGCCCCCGGGAGTTCGAACGGCAGTGCTTCGTCCCCACGCCCGAGCACGTCGGACTCCGAATCGAGTGAAACCATCGCCTTCCGCTACGACTGTCGCCGCTAAAAGTCCACGGACGCGCTACACTGACTTCTGAGGCGACCGCTTTTTGTTCAACTGTCCGCTTCTTCCGACGTCGCTGCCGCAGTATCGAAGGCTTTCGCTGCCTCGAACGCGGCGCTCCCGTCATCGACTGAGAACAGCGTCTCTTTCCCCTCCGCTTCGTGCTTTTCCAGCAATCCGACCGTCACCAGCTCTTCGAGCGTCCCGTCGAGGTACAGCGTCTTCAGCGGCACGCCAGCTTCCTCACTCAGGGCCGTTTTCGTATACGTTTCGTCCGCGTCGAGGCGGAGTATCGTGTCGATAACTGTTGCCGCCTTGTCGTGGTTTGCGACGTGTGCCCATCCCGTGTCAGAACCAGCCCGTTGGCCACCCTCTTCAAACATTAGTCGACACCTAACCGGCAGAGATACTAAAACTGTCTGGTGCATTTCCACCCGAATGATGTGACGCTCTCTCACTATTGAGCAAGGCTTTTGTCCGCGTCACTCCGCTGGCACTGTATGAGCAGTCGCCGCGAGATACTCGACCTGCTGCGGGAGAACGCTCGTTACACGACCGAGGACATCGCTCGGTTGACTGATTACTCCGAGAGCGAGGTAGCCGAGGCTATCGAGGAGTTCGAGGAGGCAGGTGTTATCCGCGGCTACGGGGCAGTCGTCGACTGGAACGCCGTCGAGACTGACGAGGAGCGCGTTCGCGCCACCGTCGAACTCAACGTCACGCTGGACCGTGAGACCAGCTACGACGACATCTCCGACCGGATCGCGAAGTTTCCGGAAGTGACCTCGCTTCGCCTCGTCAGCGGTGACTACGACTTCGACCTGGAGGTCGAGGGCGATTCGATGCGCGAAGTGTCGCACTTCATCAGCGACAAAATCGCGCCGATTCCCGAGATCACGCAGACGGTGACTCACTACATCATGGAGTCGTACAAGGAGCAGGGGATGGAGTTCGACGACCACGATGACGACGACCGCCTGTCCGTCTCACCATGACATTCGAAGCAGCGGACAGGGTCGACAGCGTGCCACCCTCGGGCATCCGTCGGTTCTTCGAACTGGCCGAGGAGATGGACGACATCATCTCGCTTGGGGTCGGTGAACCGGATTTCTCGGCCCCGTGGGCGGCCCGTGAAGCCGCTATTGCGTCACTCGAACGCGGCCAGACGTCCTACACCGCCAATCGAGGGAAACGGGAGCTCCGGGAACGCATCGCGGACTACGAAGCGGCGGCACACAACCTGCAGTACGATCCCGATGAGGAAATCCTCGTCACAGCAGGGGCGAGCGAAGGGCTGGATCTCGCGTTTCGGGCACTGCTAAACCCCGGCGATTCGATCGCTATCGCCCAGCCCTGCTACGTCTCGTACGTCCCCGGTGCGACGTTCGCCGGTATCGACGTTGTCGACGTTCCGACACGCGCGGCAGACGAGTTCAAGCTCACCCGAGAGGTGCTGGAATCGTCCGGTGCGGCCGAGGCTGACGCGCTCGTGTACTGTTACCCGAACAACCCGACCGGAGCGACGATGACGGCCGAGGAGATGGCGGATGTGGCGGCTTTTTGCCGCGAAAACGATCTCCTCGTGTTCGCCGACGAGATCTACGCCGACCTTACGTACGAACACGACCACACGTCTATCGCTACCCTCCCCGGGATGCGCGAGCGGACCGTCGTTTTCAACGGGTTCTCGAAGGCGTTCGCTATGACGGGGTTCAGACTTGGGTACGCAATGGCCCCACCGGAGGCCATCGAGGCCATGAACCGCATCCATCAGTACTCGATGCTGTCGGCCCCAACGACGGCCCAGCACGCTGCTATCGAGGCGCTGGACAACTGTCGCGACGAGGTCACAGACATGGCCGCCCAGTACGACCGCCGACGGAAGTACGTCCTCACACGCTTCGAAGAGATGGGACTGGACTGCTTCCCGGCGGCTGGGGCCTTCTACGCGTTCCCGGAATGTCCATGGGACGATGCCGGCGAGTTCGCCGAGAGTCTGCTGCAAGAAAAGCAGGTCGCAGTCGTACCCGGAACCGCCTTTGGTGAGGGCGGGTCGGGCCACCTGCGAGTGTCGTACGCAACCGGTCTTGACGATCTCAAAGAAGCGATGGTCCGGATCGAGTCGTTCCTTAATTGACAATTACTCCCGGCGAAACATTCAGTATGGTCGACTTACTACGGTAAGGAGACCGTGATACGAACAACCGGAACTTCTTTTTCATCGACATTTGGTGGGGATAAAGTTTTTTCCTGCCTAACTGGAGATGAATAACAATGGCTATCGATGATACTGGGGGAGGTGAGTCAGATCAGGTCAACGGTGGGGGGAACCTGACTGACGAGCCTGTACGAGTCGGCGAATACACGTGGGACGATCTTCGGCGGGAGGTACACGATGGGGGGCGGTTCGACCGGAGCGTGTACCTCGGCTTCGAGCCGAGAGAACTCAGTCAGCGACTCGAAGACGCGGCAAGCGCCGGTAAGACACTGCAAGCGCCGTTCGAAGAGTACCTCGACCCAACCACGACACCAGTCGCGAAAGACATCTACACGTGGGAGCATTTCAAACAAGAGTACTATTACAAGGACGGCAGTCTCCCCCGTGACAGTGACGGCGAAGTCATCCCTTTCGACGAAAGTGAGTATCTGAACTTCGACCCCGAACACACGGAAAACAAGCTGTCCGCCGCCGAAGACATCGCCAGTGAACTGCACGAGTACGTCGACGAAAACACCGTCGACGTGAATCCGGAACTGGACGAAGACGAGTTCTTCTCGACACGGGACGGCCACACGACCGTCGTCAACCGCTACGACCTCGAAAAAGCCGTTCCCCAGTCGAAGAAATCTCATTTCAACGAACTGGAACGGTACTGGGTCAACAAACCCTACGCCTGCGTCATCATCTTCCACTCACGGAAAGAGAACGAGAAGAAGTACTACGTCATCGAGCCGTATCTCACCGATATCGAGATCGACCTCCGGGAGTTCCTCTCGGGCAAGCTCAAGACCGCGATCAAGTATTCAGAGGACGATGTGATCGTTCAGGGGACCGACGCCGACCGAGCACAGGTCATCCAGCGGGAGGCCGAACAACTCCTCTCGCGGTACGACCTCTACAACGGCTCGGTCTCCAGTAGCGGTGAAGAGAGCGTTCTCGGACAGGTCAAGGAACTGTTCGGGCTGGACGAGGAAACACAAAGTGAAACGGCGGGACAACTCTCAGGCATTTCAACACGTCCCGAACCGGCTATCCTCCAAGATGACGACCCGAAGCTAAACGAGTATCAGGTCGAGAAGCTGCTGTATATGCTCAAGCGGGACTTCGTTGGCTACGCCCGCATCGACGGCGTCAAACACGACATCAACGTAGAGGATATCTCCTGTGATGGGTACAACTCCCGGGTGTTCGTCTATCACACCGACTACGAGCAGATTATCTCGAACGTCGAACACGGCGAGGGGGAACTCGACGACTTCGTCGTGAAACTTGCCCAGCGGTCCGGAAAGGGTATCTCGAAGCGCCAGCCACAGGTCGATGCGACGCTGCCGGACGGGTCACGTGCCCAGTTGACCCTGGGCCGGGAGGTGTCTGACCACGGGACAAACTACACCATCCGGCAGTTCAAGGATGTCCCCTTTACGCCGATCGACCTCATCAACTGGAACACCTTCTCGCTGGACGAGATGGCGTTCCTCTGGCTCTGTATCGAGAACAACAAGAGCCTCATCTTCGCCGGCGGTACTGCCTCCGGGAAGACGACGAGCCTGAACGCCGTCTCGCTGTTCATCCCGTCGAACTCCAAGATCGTCTCTATCGAGGACACGCGTGAGGTCGAACTGCCACAGCGGAACTGGGTGGCAAGCGTCACGCGCCCCTCCTTCGGCGAGGACGACAAGGGCGACGTCGACGAGTTCGACCTGCTGGAGGCCGCACTCCGTCAGCGCCCGGACTACATCGTCATGGGTGAGATCCGTGGTGAGGAAGGGCGGACGCTGTTCCAGGTCATGTCGACCGGCCACACCACCTACACCACGTTCCACGCCGACTCCGTCGGCGAGGTCATCAAGCGGTTCACGACCGAACCCATCAACGTCTCGAAGACGCTGTTTACGGCGCTGGACCTCGTGTCGATTCAGACCCAGACCCGGGTCGACGGCAACAAGGTCCGCCGGAACAAGTCCCTGACCGAAATCAACGAGTACTCCGCCGAGAACGACGAGATCAACGTCCGGGACGTGTACGAGTGGCGCGCCGAGACGGACGAGTACATCCAGATGGGGAACTCGAACACGCTCGAAGAGATCAAGTTCGACCGTGGGTGGACCCAGGATAAACTCGACGAGGAACTGTTCAAGCGCAAGGTCGTCCTCGCGTACCTCATCGAGAAGGGGCTGAACACCTACACGCAGGTCGCGGCGACCATTCAGGCGTTCATCAACGACCCCGACACCATTCTCACGCTCATCGCCAACGATCAACTCGAACTGTCACTTGAGGACCTCCGGGAGATGGAATCTGTCAAGATCGATATCGACCCGGAGAAAGAGGAGATGGTGCCCCGGCCGGACGCGCCGCCGGAAATGGTCGAGGAGACCAAGCAGGTGCTTGACAACGCACAGCCGCTGTTCAACACCTACAAGAGCCGCGAAACGCCGGATATCGTCTCAGCGCTGATGGACGATTCCGAGGAGACCGCTGACGAAGACAGCATCGACTTCGGCCAGTTCGTTCCGAAGGCCGGAGCGGAGGCAGATAGCGAATGAGCCTCGACACACCGAGTCAGCAACAGGTGGGCAGCGGCGGTGCGCTCGGTGACACGTTCTACCCGGCGTACCAGATGGTGTTCGACGACGAGGGAGACTTCGTCAACAGCGTCGAGAACAAACTCGCGGAGGCCCGGATGGCCGACAACGTCGAGATGTTCCTCGCACGCGCACTCGCAGTCGGTGTCATCGCGGGACTTGCGCTGTGGCTCGTCGGCACGTTCCTCGGCTATCTACTGGTCCAGTTGCTGTTTGCCGGTGGGGAAGCGCCGACACTCATCGGGATTCCAGTGTCCGAGAGCGTCTCAGAGATTCTAGCTGTGCTGAAGCTCCCCTTCCTCGTCATCGTGACCGGCTTCGTCTTCGGCGCCATCGGGTTCGGTATCGGGTTCGGGTCGCTGGTATCGATTCCGTACTTCCGCGCGAGCGCGCGCGAGCGCGAAATCAACGTCCTATTGTCCGATTCAATCTCGTTCATGTACGCGCTATCCGTGGGCGGGCTCAACCAACTCGAAATCCTGCAGTCGATGGGAAAGGCCGAAGACACGTACGGTGAGGTCGCAAAGGAGTTCCAGTCCATCGTGCTGGAGACGGAGTATTTCGATACTGATTACCGGACCGCTGTCCGGAACCAGGCGCTGCAAACCCCGTCGGACGAACTGTCCCAGTTCCTGACGGATATGCTCTCTATCATTAACTCCGGCGGGGACATGACCTCTTTCCTCGAAGACCAGAAGGAAAAGCACATGCGAACCGCCCGGCAGGAACAGGAGAAGATGCTGGAGACGCTGGAACTGTTCGGCGAGATGTACATGACGCTCTCGCTGTTCCCACTGCTTCTCATCATCATTCTGGTCATCATGTCGATGATGGGCAACGCCCAGAAATCCCTCATTTACGGGACCGTGTACGGGCTAATTCCCCTGACAGGTCTGGGCTTTCTGGTCCTCGTCTCGACTGTCACGCAGGACTCTATCGGGGACGGCTATTTGCGTTCGAGCCCTGGCGAGAAGGAACTCGTCGTCGACGAAGGTGTCGGCGTGTTCAACCTCGGGCTCATCGAGAGCTACACAGGGACCTACAGCGTCTTCGACCGGATCAAGAGTCGGGAGGGGACCCACGAACTCCTCGCTATCCTCACGCGGCCTGACCTGTTCTTCCGTGACCATCCGCTGTTGGTGCTGTGGCTGACGGTGCCGCTGTCAATCCTTGCCGTCGTCGCAGCTATCGTCATCGGCTGGGCCCCGTTATCGCTGGACGGGATGATCGCTGTCCCGGTTCGCTCGACGTTCTTCTGGGTGTACGTCCCGATGTACCTCAACTTCATCCCGCTGATGATCTTCTACGAGTGGAACCAGCGCTCTCGGAAGGCAATCATCGGTAAACTTTCCGAAAACCTCCGGAAGCTCGCATCAGCCAACGACACCGGGATGACGTTGCTAGAGTCGGTCAAGGTGGTCTCCGAGACGTCCTCCGGAAAGCTCTCTGAGGAGTTCGAGACCATCCACGCAAAGGTCAACTACGGCACGAGCCTGAAAGACGCGCTCCGAGAATTCAACAACAAGTACAACGTCCCACGACTGGCACGGACAGTCAAGCTCATCGCAGAGGCACAGGAAGCCTCCAGCCAGATTCAGGACGTGCTCTCGACGGCTGCCCAGGCCTCGGAGAATCAAGACGACATCGAACGCGAACGAAAATCCCGGACGCGGATGCAGACGGTCATCATCCTGATGACGTACCTGACGTTGCTCGGCGTGATGGCGTTGCTGAAGACACAGTTCCTCGATGTGATGTCGGGACTGGCGACGCAGGCCTCCGGGTCAAGTAGTTCGAGCGCGCCCGGCGGCGGCTTCGGTGGCAGCGTCGACACGGAACTACTGTCGATGCTGTTCTTCCATGCAGTGACGCTACAGGCCCTGCTGTCGTCGTTTATCGCCGGCTATATTCGGGAAGTGAAACTTGTCGCAGGCGTAAAATTCGCAGTCGTCCTGTCGACGATTGCACTGGTGGTGTGGATCGCCGTGGGATAGCTGCCCCTTTGGCGGCTCGATGGCGGACGTATCAGATAACAAACAGGGTGTGTGGGATATGGATACAAGAGCACAAACACCGCAGGACTTCGCCGTAGGGGTGAGCGTCCTGCTCGTGACGATAATCGGGGTATTGGCCTTCGTACAAGGTAGTGCGATCGGCGTGTACGAATCCCCAGATGTACAGCGTAACCAACCAATTGCGGACAGGGCAGCAACGTACCTTGTGGAAAACCACTCGGTTGAGGGGACGCGGAACCTCATTCGCTACAACACGAGCGGTGGGATCAGCGAGTCCCTCAACAAGGACGAAGCCAATCCCCCCGGCACGCTTGTGCTTGATGGCTTAAAATCGAACGCCGGCCTCAACACCGCAACCCAACGCCGGACAAACGCATCACTCAATGTAACCGTCGTCAACGCGTCATCGCTCGAAGCAGGCACACGGGACCCAGCAGTTGATGATCACGGCCAGCGGCTCGCATGGGGGCCTGATGCCGCCGATAGAAACAACATCGCAACGACCTCCCGCGTGGTGAAACTGACCAACGCAACCGGCCAGTGCGATCCAGTCTGCTGGCTCATCGTGAGGGTGTGGTAACGATGCGTGGCCAAGCCTACACGCTAGAAGGTGTTCTCGCGGCTATCGTCGTTGTGACAGCGACCGTCTACGGCCTGTCGGCAGTCGACACCGGTCCGTTCCAGACCGGCGCCCAGCAGCGGACCGCGGCACTGGAAACCCGCGCGAGCGACACGCTATCACTGGCGGCAGAAACCGGGGCGCTGCACAACGCAACGGCGTGTTACAGCGTCGGAACACCGACACTCAACGGCAACCAGACGGGCAGCTCAACCGAGTTCGAGCTGATGTTGAACCGGACTTTCGACCGGCAGGGAGAACAGTACAATCTCTACTTCAGTTACTCGGACTCAGGCGCGCGCCAGACAATCCTCGCCTCGCAGGAATCAGACGAGAACGTCGCTAAGCGGCCGGCTGATGCAGCTGTCGCAACCGAAACGGTGACGCTGACTGACGATATGCCCACCCGAATCGGCGACTGCAGCGGCACCGGCCCGTCTCTCTCGACCGTCAGCGGGTATTTCGCTCCCGATGCAGAGCCCGACTCTATCGTCTACAACGTCGTGGAGGTGCGTCTGGTCGTATGGTAGCCAACGAGCGCGGACAACTGCTGTTGGTTGGTGGCATTGCCATCGCTATCGTCGTGTTCAGTACAATACTGTTTGCCCACAGTCTCGCTGTCACTGACGGTATCACGACCACTGGAAGTGCAAACACTATCGAGCGGTCAGCTGACCGAGAAGCCTCCGTTGAGCGGGATTTTGGACGACTCGCGGCCCAAACGCGGGGCGATGACCTCGACGGATTCGAGGCACGATACGAGGACGCGCTTCAGAACTACACGCGGACACACAACCGTGTCGTTGGAGGCAGCGGTGGGGTCTATCTGAACGCAAAGCTGAACGAAACTGCGTCGCTCGGCACCGAGGTAAATCAGACTGCTACCCCCGCAGAGAAGTTCAAGAAGCCGAGTGGTGGTGGTGGAAGCAAGTGGGACTTAGTAAACGATAGTACTCGTGTAGCGGTGTTCAATGTTACCTATGCTGACCTCAATGGCGTTGGGAATCCGACTACCATCGTCGTCGAAAATACGACGGATCGATGGACAATGACACTTGACGGAACACCGCCGGGAAAACAGAAAGAGATACTAGTTAACGGTGTCTCACAGTGCTCAAATAAGGGCACCGCCTACGTCGATTTGCTGGCCGGAACATGTGTGATTAACGGTACAACTGGAACGTACCCAACTTTCACCAGCGAACTTGAGGGACCCTACAACGTCACAATCAAACACGGCGCCAAATCAGATGTCAGGTATCGATTCGCGGCCATCGGCACCTTCCCGAGCACGAACTATGGTTCCGGAGATACCGCGCCGTATCCCGTCGTCCCTGCCATAGACGTGACCTACGACACACCATCTGCGAGCTACAACCGAACAGTTCTGGTGGAGGTGGACGACGGATGAGCCTCGACCGTCTCCTGTCTGACAGCCGCGGCGTCTCGCCCGCGGTCACGCAGGCGCTCACTATCGGCATCACGTCGCTGCTGGTGACCGGCCTTCTCATCGGTGGGAGCCAGATGGTCGATTCACAGCGTGAGCGCGTGACAGAGGAAGCGCTGGAGAACGTCGGCGATGGTATCGCGCGCGACCTGATTCGCTTGGATGCGTTCGACACTGAGTCACTCAATTCGACAGTGTCGTTTCGTGCGACGTATCCCGAGCGGATCGCTGACCAGTCGTACAATGTCGAGGTCTCTCCGGATACCTCACGCACGAGCGTGTACGTGAATGCATCAGGACTGAACCGGTACGCTGTCGTCCGATTCGAAAATGAAACGAATGTCTGCCCATCTGTCGTCTCCAGTGGACCGCTAGCTGTCTCGTACAATGCGACGGCCGACTGTATGGAGGTGACACGCGGATGATCTCGCCACCGTCAGGACAAGGCGGTCACAACCGTGGTGTGTCCGATCTGCTCGCGTTTACGCTCACGTTCAGCATCATCATCACTGGCATCGCGCTGGTGACGCTCGGTGGACTAGGGGCGTTCGACGCTATTCAACAGGGGGCGACAACTGATGTCGCCGAAACGTCGATGATCGGGTTCGCAGAGACTACGGACGACCACATCGAGGGCGGCGCCCCACGACGGACCACGAGTATGAAGCTCCAGGGTCACGGCCTCTCCATTCGGTCGTCAACGCTGAACGTAACTGTCGATGGACGGTCAACAGATATCTCGACCGGAGCGTTCATCCGAGAGACTGACTCGGGGACTGATATCGTCTACACCAGCGGTGCAGTGTATCGGGTCCAGCAGGAGGGCCTGGTCGTCTCACGGAAACCTAGTTTCCGGTGTACCCCTGATAGCGGCAGTGCATACCTCTCCGTCCTTTCGCTTGACGGACAGACCGATTTCTCCGCGTCGAGTCGTGTCACAATCGAGACGACCGTCCAGAACAAAACGCTTGTTTCGCCACAGGCCGGTAAGCAGCCATCTGCTACAACCGTCTCGATCAACGTCTCGGAGACTGCGTACCCGGATGCATGGCACCGTCTGTTCGAGCAGGAACTGTCGAACTGGTCCGGCCACTCGGAACCACACACGTACCAGTGTACTGGTATCAGCCGCGCTGTCGTCCACAATACGACGGTCGATATCCGTACTGTCACCTAACGGCCTCTGTCTGCGGTGCATAGACCCGTCGCTGTAGGACTCCGTTCTGGACGGTGAGAAAACCGTTATGCAGCAGTCATCAGCGCTGCGATGAATGACCACTCCGTCCCGCTGTTTGCTTCTTCTTGTTTCGCCATAGCCGCAGTCTTGTCTCGTGGGTGCTTCCAGTTCATTACGACCATCGGTACGTGCTCAGCAGTCATGAAGTGTTCGATAACTAATATATTGTTGTGGTTTTTCATGATTGAGAGCGCTTCGCAGGTCAGTAGCCACCCAGTTCTCTTTAGCCGTTAATGACAGAGCTTTCACATAGTGGTAATTCTCCGTTTCGTTCGATATTCGGGGTGGAAAACAGAATATTATGATCCGCAGGCGATAATCGTAGTACAATCGGTTATACGGCGGTAAGCGGCTCTCTATTTACATCTAAGATTGCTAAGAGCTGCATCCGAACGACACCCACATGTGAGTCGTTGGCAAGGTAGTACTATTACCCTCCACTCCATAAGATTGGATACTAATGAAGAAGCAAGAACTCATTCACCTTCACAGTCTTCTCGCGCAGGTACAACACCACTACGAGCACGAAGCGGACACGAGCGTTGAGCACGATCTGTACGCCGACCTCGGTGTCAAACCGACATCGATCCACAAATCGAAGACAGACCACAAGGAAGCAGTGTTTGCGCTCGCTTCCGGACTGACGGATGCAATGGCCGAGGAAGCCGACGAACCACAGGCGCTGACTGCCGACTGAATCGACGTACTGTCGTCAGTTCGTTCTCACCGTTTCACTATTCTCAGTAGCTATCGGCCAGTTCCTACCGTGGCACGGCCACTATGTCGGCCGCATGGTACACGCTATCTCGCCTCTCAAACGACTTATACGGGAGGCCATCGTATTTATACTGTGAGCGACGATTCAGGGCGGCGGAATCTCCGCATGCCTACAAACGACGAGATGTTTGCAGTGGTAACAGAGCACCTTGGCGGGAACCACGTCCGCATTCGCTGTGAGGACGGCGAAACCCGACTCGGCCGGATCCCGGGCCGGATGAAGTTCCGAACCTGGATTAACGAGGACGACATCGTTCTCGCCGAACCGTGGGACTGGCAAGACGAGAAGGCCAACATCGAATGGCGCTACAAGGGGCAAGACGCTGACCAGCTCCGTGCCGAAGGCCACATCGACTCGCTGACCGCCTAATTTTACCACTGTACCGCGTCCTGGTTCACGACGACGGTGAGATATTTCTCTGCTGTAACCAGCGATTGTCCCTGGGCTG includes:
- a CDS encoding type II secretion system F family protein gives rise to the protein MSLDTPSQQQVGSGGALGDTFYPAYQMVFDDEGDFVNSVENKLAEARMADNVEMFLARALAVGVIAGLALWLVGTFLGYLLVQLLFAGGEAPTLIGIPVSESVSEILAVLKLPFLVIVTGFVFGAIGFGIGFGSLVSIPYFRASAREREINVLLSDSISFMYALSVGGLNQLEILQSMGKAEDTYGEVAKEFQSIVLETEYFDTDYRTAVRNQALQTPSDELSQFLTDMLSIINSGGDMTSFLEDQKEKHMRTARQEQEKMLETLELFGEMYMTLSLFPLLLIIILVIMSMMGNAQKSLIYGTVYGLIPLTGLGFLVLVSTVTQDSIGDGYLRSSPGEKELVVDEGVGVFNLGLIESYTGTYSVFDRIKSREGTHELLAILTRPDLFFRDHPLLVLWLTVPLSILAVVAAIVIGWAPLSLDGMIAVPVRSTFFWVYVPMYLNFIPLMIFYEWNQRSRKAIIGKLSENLRKLASANDTGMTLLESVKVVSETSSGKLSEEFETIHAKVNYGTSLKDALREFNNKYNVPRLARTVKLIAEAQEASSQIQDVLSTAAQASENQDDIERERKSRTRMQTVIILMTYLTLLGVMALLKTQFLDVMSGLATQASGSSSSSAPGGGFGGSVDTELLSMLFFHAVTLQALLSSFIAGYIREVKLVAGVKFAVVLSTIALVVWIAVG
- a CDS encoding UPF0058 family protein, coding for MKKQELIHLHSLLAQVQHHYEHEADTSVEHDLYADLGVKPTSIHKSKTDHKEAVFALASGLTDAMAEEADEPQALTAD
- a CDS encoding translation initiation factor eIF-1A, whose product is MSDDSGRRNLRMPTNDEMFAVVTEHLGGNHVRIRCEDGETRLGRIPGRMKFRTWINEDDIVLAEPWDWQDEKANIEWRYKGQDADQLRAEGHIDSLTA